The Tardiphaga alba genome includes a window with the following:
- a CDS encoding glycosyltransferase family 4 protein produces MLKILYLDHEGGWGGASRSLFYLVSNLDRAQVSPEVWHRQAGPATKRLKQYSLPSRLVPDLPNLTPRAARHPANWISNGPRLVGMRQIAKAIATTDADVIHFNYEGLAPLALALDQIGDRRPRVLHVRVMNPVNALTKAFVRYLSPRFNHTIFISNNERDNFVSSGYSLENSHSVMYNPVDRDLLYTENNLEIGPPFRVSFFGTLDHLRGADRLIEVAQILKSRGASAIIDLFGRGPQYRKLLLLKRKSEDELRAKIRNAGVEDIVRVRGHSSKPEIEIERSHLVVRPSRGADPWGRDVIETMSLGRPVLATGNFDGFVVNGETGYLLERWDAVAVADIVEKLARNYEHVLTLGTNARNRARRLFDPVQYASEITRLYSDLAAASR; encoded by the coding sequence ATGCTGAAAATTCTATATCTCGACCATGAAGGAGGCTGGGGCGGCGCGTCTCGAAGCCTTTTCTATCTCGTATCCAACCTCGATCGCGCCCAAGTTTCTCCGGAGGTCTGGCATCGTCAAGCAGGACCAGCGACGAAGCGCCTTAAGCAATACAGTCTACCTTCGCGTCTTGTTCCAGACCTTCCGAACTTGACACCGAGAGCAGCGCGTCACCCCGCGAACTGGATCAGTAATGGTCCACGCCTAGTTGGAATGCGCCAGATTGCCAAGGCGATCGCGACGACGGATGCTGACGTGATACACTTCAACTACGAAGGATTGGCTCCACTTGCCTTAGCGTTGGATCAAATCGGCGATAGAAGACCGAGGGTTCTTCATGTGCGCGTTATGAATCCTGTTAACGCCTTGACCAAAGCCTTCGTGCGCTATCTCTCGCCTAGATTCAATCATACTATTTTCATTTCAAATAATGAACGAGACAACTTTGTCTCAAGTGGCTACAGTCTTGAGAACTCACACTCTGTGATGTACAATCCTGTCGATCGCGACCTTCTTTATACAGAGAATAATCTGGAGATCGGACCGCCTTTTCGCGTCTCTTTTTTTGGAACGCTGGATCATCTTCGCGGAGCTGATCGACTGATCGAAGTTGCGCAAATATTAAAATCTCGCGGTGCCTCCGCGATTATCGACCTTTTCGGACGAGGACCGCAGTATCGTAAACTGCTCCTCTTGAAACGAAAAAGTGAGGACGAGCTTAGAGCAAAAATTCGCAATGCTGGCGTGGAGGACATTGTGCGAGTTCGCGGTCATTCCAGCAAACCGGAAATCGAGATCGAAAGATCACATCTTGTCGTGCGCCCCAGCAGAGGCGCCGACCCTTGGGGACGCGACGTCATCGAGACGATGAGCCTTGGCCGTCCCGTACTCGCAACGGGCAACTTTGATGGTTTCGTAGTTAACGGTGAAACTGGATATCTATTAGAGCGATGGGATGCAGTCGCCGTTGCCGACATCGTGGAGAAACTTGCACGAAATTACGAGCACGTTTTGACGCTTGGCACTAACGCGCGAAATCGTGCGCGGAGATTGTTCGATCCTGTCCAATATGCTTCTGAGATCACCCGTCTCTATTCCGATCTCGCGGCAGCTTCACGTTGA
- a CDS encoding pseudaminic acid biosynthesis-associated methylase, which produces MSNETSTPQVEFWRGDFGNSYTERNTATHRQLAARVAMWSDILKPLVGKMPESILEVGCNLGINLRALRALSPATLYAVEPNESARAVLVRDNVLAQENLTDGFAQSIKFPDRVADLAFTSGVLIHIHPDNLLQACEEIHRCSARYIACVEYFSDKPEMIPYRGHDDRLFKRDFGDFWMEHFPDLTVLATGFAWKRITGLDNLTWWLFEKKNSAS; this is translated from the coding sequence ATGAGCAACGAGACATCCACCCCGCAAGTCGAATTCTGGCGAGGTGACTTCGGCAACAGCTACACCGAGCGAAATACGGCCACTCATCGGCAACTCGCGGCGCGTGTCGCGATGTGGAGCGATATTCTCAAACCGCTCGTCGGCAAAATGCCAGAATCAATTCTTGAAGTAGGCTGTAATCTCGGAATCAATCTGCGCGCCTTACGTGCCTTGTCGCCCGCGACGCTCTATGCTGTCGAACCCAACGAATCCGCGCGCGCCGTCCTCGTTCGTGACAATGTTTTGGCGCAGGAGAATTTGACTGATGGATTTGCTCAGTCGATCAAATTTCCCGATCGTGTAGCAGATCTTGCGTTTACATCTGGCGTCCTGATTCACATCCATCCAGATAATCTTCTCCAGGCTTGCGAAGAAATTCATCGCTGCTCGGCACGATATATCGCCTGCGTCGAGTATTTCTCCGACAAACCGGAGATGATTCCTTATCGCGGTCACGACGATCGCCTGTTCAAGCGCGATTTCGGCGATTTCTGGATGGAACATTTCCCGGATCTGACCGTTCTCGCCACCGGCTTTGCTTGGAAGAGGATCACCGGCCTGGATAATCTGACTTGGTGGTTGTTCGAAAAGAAAAACAGTGCCAGCTAA
- a CDS encoding polysaccharide deacetylase family protein produces MSPPPFTLDGYRDTIRGLAARGYAIADFTDVSPRSRDLILRHDIDQSIVRAHALATLEASEGWKATYFVLLRTEMYNPWSANGAQLLRDMLRMGHRIGLHLDATCYDDRDALEAGADAECRSLQDVIGHPVDMISFHRPARELLGGDRLVAGRLHTYMDRFTKEIGYSSDSRGEWRYGHPWDHDAVRAGRALQLLTHAVWWADQDELSPRSRLVRLLQENVTRLDTELASNSDIWKNSRSA; encoded by the coding sequence GTGAGCCCTCCTCCTTTCACGCTGGACGGCTATCGCGATACGATCCGTGGCCTTGCGGCGCGCGGCTATGCGATTGCCGATTTCACCGACGTGTCGCCCCGATCACGCGACCTGATTCTTCGTCATGACATTGATCAGTCGATTGTCCGCGCACATGCGCTTGCCACGCTGGAGGCGTCCGAAGGATGGAAGGCGACTTACTTCGTGCTGCTACGGACCGAGATGTATAACCCATGGTCCGCGAATGGTGCCCAGCTCCTGCGCGACATGCTGCGCATGGGCCATCGTATCGGTCTCCATCTCGATGCCACCTGCTACGATGATCGGGATGCGCTCGAGGCCGGCGCAGATGCGGAATGCCGGAGCCTGCAAGACGTGATCGGCCACCCCGTTGATATGATCAGCTTCCACCGCCCCGCCCGAGAATTACTCGGTGGAGACCGGCTTGTTGCCGGACGGCTGCACACCTATATGGATAGATTTACTAAGGAGATCGGTTATTCATCCGACAGCCGCGGCGAGTGGCGATACGGTCACCCCTGGGACCACGACGCCGTGCGGGCTGGACGTGCCTTGCAGTTGCTGACGCACGCTGTTTGGTGGGCTGATCAAGACGAATTATCACCGCGCAGTCGCTTGGTACGTTTGCTTCAAGAGAACGTTACACGTTTGGACACAGAACTCGCTTCGAATAGCGATATTTGGAAAAATTCGCGGTCGGCATGA
- a CDS encoding asparagine synthase-related protein: MPLRSSSNDDRAAGVFSGWPADLCPLSAGLDSRFIAAGLKAVGYRNVRTFSYGRPRNHEAETAKAIAEQLGYSWTFVPFTAQKQRAMFDDQQHENALWERHDACTSVPFEQDWLAITTLQRSGVITEDAIIVNGQSGDFITGNHAPAALMSTPVGESPEARQARVLSAITAKHYRLWGSLATPRNDATIAALLLEEAKAAGATFGDDEALHGIHEMLEYQDRQVKYVISGQRTYDALGISWRLPLWDDEYVMFWRRAPASLKRDQNLYRRVLQADNWGGVFQNIPVNRKTITPAWIRPLRTATKLAIAPFGRSRWHAVERRAFAWWMDPLRVSAVIPYQRALFDQRGARHAVAHLTERYLAKHGVSLDDLGSVNP, translated from the coding sequence ATGCCTCTCCGATCTTCATCGAATGATGATCGAGCGGCTGGCGTCTTCAGCGGATGGCCGGCCGATCTGTGTCCCCTCTCCGCAGGCCTCGACTCACGTTTCATTGCCGCCGGCCTCAAGGCCGTGGGTTATCGCAATGTTCGTACCTTTTCCTATGGACGTCCCCGCAATCACGAGGCCGAAACGGCGAAAGCCATTGCGGAACAACTCGGCTATTCCTGGACCTTCGTGCCATTTACTGCACAGAAGCAGCGCGCAATGTTCGACGATCAGCAGCACGAAAACGCGTTGTGGGAGCGCCACGATGCCTGCACATCCGTACCGTTCGAGCAGGACTGGCTGGCCATCACGACATTGCAGCGCTCCGGCGTGATCACCGAAGATGCCATCATCGTCAACGGTCAGTCCGGCGATTTTATCACGGGCAATCATGCGCCTGCTGCCTTGATGAGTACCCCTGTCGGCGAAAGCCCTGAGGCCCGGCAGGCACGTGTGCTGTCGGCCATCACGGCAAAGCACTATCGCCTCTGGGGATCGCTCGCTACGCCACGCAATGACGCCACGATCGCGGCACTCCTGCTCGAAGAAGCGAAGGCAGCCGGCGCGACTTTCGGAGATGACGAGGCTCTGCACGGAATTCATGAGATGCTCGAGTATCAGGACCGTCAGGTCAAATATGTCATCTCGGGACAGCGGACCTATGACGCGCTTGGTATCTCCTGGCGGTTGCCGCTGTGGGACGATGAATATGTAATGTTCTGGCGGCGCGCGCCGGCTTCGCTGAAGCGCGATCAAAACCTATATCGGCGTGTGTTGCAGGCTGATAACTGGGGCGGAGTATTTCAGAATATTCCCGTCAACCGCAAGACCATCACGCCCGCCTGGATCCGACCGTTACGTACCGCTACCAAGCTCGCCATCGCACCGTTCGGCCGCTCCCGATGGCATGCAGTCGAGCGCCGGGCTTTCGCTTGGTGGATGGACCCGCTCCGGGTATCTGCGGTCATTCCCTATCAACGAGCACTGTTCGACCAGCGTGGTGCTCGCCATGCTGTCGCACATCTCACTGAACGATATCTCGCCAAGCATGGCGTCAGCCTCGATGATCTCGGGAGCGTCAATCCGTGA
- a CDS encoding glycosyltransferase family protein produces MCSLGDRTVLEEVLGRCASIPGVDVVVCAVPDKPESETLEALTRACGAEVYRGSETDVLQRYLGAARAANADVIMRVTSDCPLIDPEICGAVLRLRATEAADYASNNLERTFPHGLDCEAFTTPALIDAEAATQLAHDREHVTPWLRRSPGLKRVNLAAREPYHVDERWTLDYPEDLSFMQAVFSEMPKMTRGYMADILAILDANPALRAINAHRRLVSEQ; encoded by the coding sequence ATGTGCTCGCTCGGAGATCGCACCGTCCTCGAAGAAGTGCTCGGACGTTGCGCATCGATACCAGGTGTCGATGTTGTCGTCTGCGCCGTCCCAGATAAGCCAGAAAGCGAAACGCTGGAAGCTCTGACACGCGCTTGTGGCGCGGAAGTATATCGGGGATCGGAAACTGACGTTCTGCAGCGTTACCTCGGTGCCGCCCGAGCGGCCAACGCGGACGTCATTATGCGCGTTACATCAGACTGCCCGCTCATCGACCCCGAAATTTGCGGCGCGGTGCTCAGATTGCGTGCGACTGAGGCTGCAGATTATGCATCCAATAATCTGGAACGGACTTTCCCGCACGGACTGGACTGCGAGGCGTTTACGACCCCGGCTCTAATTGACGCCGAGGCGGCAACGCAACTCGCTCATGACAGGGAACACGTAACACCGTGGCTTCGACGGTCACCCGGACTCAAACGCGTAAATCTCGCAGCCCGTGAGCCGTATCATGTCGATGAGCGCTGGACGCTTGATTACCCAGAAGATCTAAGCTTCATGCAAGCCGTATTTTCTGAAATGCCAAAAATGACCAGAGGGTACATGGCCGATATCCTCGCAATACTGGATGCCAACCCCGCGCTACGTGCGATCAATGCGCATCGTCGCCTTGTCAGCGAGCAATAA
- the pseG gene encoding UDP-2,4-diacetamido-2,4,6-trideoxy-beta-L-altropyranose hydrolase, producing MRCLTAAEAFSWAGWTCGFSVNAEAIDTLPALRTSGYRVEIDENERILLNAAHTVVIDNYALDAHYERRLRTDDRQVIVFDDLQTETHACDILLDPTPGRVEGDYSSAIDTDTTYLLGAKYALISSRWRACARTATERLARPIPASRILVSMGATDPSNATGQVLAALKIANLDVHIDIVLGSNAPHLKSIQSSICSAIALHIDPPDLPTIAASADFAIGAAGTSSFERAILGLPAILLQTADNQKFIADAFSNTGAALTLPSKLLNDSTLFAARIAAFAMNRTVRAAMSRAAATMTDGRGASRLLLAVATQAHSRKGGAVRLRLAEPIDRDWLLDLQHQPKTRKFSNNSAPPPRSSTPNGLPML from the coding sequence ATGCGATGTCTCACGGCAGCCGAAGCCTTCTCATGGGCGGGCTGGACATGTGGCTTCTCAGTCAATGCAGAAGCGATTGATACCCTCCCAGCATTGCGCACCAGCGGTTATCGCGTGGAGATAGACGAAAATGAGCGTATTCTCCTGAATGCGGCGCATACGGTCGTCATCGACAACTACGCGCTCGACGCACATTACGAGAGACGACTTCGAACAGATGACCGACAAGTCATCGTATTCGACGATCTGCAGACAGAGACGCACGCTTGCGATATTCTTCTTGATCCGACGCCCGGCCGAGTCGAAGGTGATTATTCCTCGGCGATCGACACAGACACCACATACCTGCTCGGCGCGAAGTATGCCCTGATCTCGTCGCGCTGGCGCGCATGCGCAAGGACGGCGACGGAACGCCTCGCAAGACCCATTCCGGCAAGCCGTATCCTGGTATCAATGGGCGCCACAGACCCATCGAATGCAACGGGGCAGGTTTTGGCTGCGCTGAAAATCGCGAATCTTGATGTTCATATCGACATTGTTCTTGGATCAAATGCGCCGCACCTGAAGTCGATTCAGTCATCGATTTGTTCCGCCATAGCACTTCACATCGATCCACCGGATTTGCCAACAATAGCCGCAAGCGCGGACTTCGCGATCGGCGCCGCAGGAACTTCCAGCTTCGAACGCGCTATCCTCGGGTTGCCGGCCATTCTGTTGCAAACAGCCGATAATCAAAAGTTTATCGCTGACGCTTTCTCCAACACAGGTGCAGCGCTTACCCTACCCAGTAAACTCTTGAACGATTCCACCCTATTCGCTGCTAGGATCGCAGCATTTGCCATGAATCGAACCGTGCGCGCAGCAATGTCGCGAGCAGCGGCGACGATGACTGATGGTCGCGGGGCTTCCCGACTTCTGCTTGCAGTTGCCACTCAAGCGCATAGCAGAAAAGGAGGGGCTGTTCGACTTCGACTGGCTGAACCAATTGATCGGGACTGGTTACTCGACCTTCAGCATCAACCGAAAACACGAAAGTTTTCAAACAATTCGGCGCCCCCACCGCGATCGAGCACGCCGAATGGTTTGCCAATGCTATGA
- the pseI gene encoding pseudaminic acid synthase, which produces MKIGSAYEIAGRPIGPDHPPYIIAEVSANHLGNLDRALELVDIAAACGCDAVKIQTYRADTITIDHDGPDFTLTEGLWRGRRLYELYQEAHTPWEWHEALFKRARENGVTIFSSPFDATAVELLERLETPAYKIASFEIVDIPLIELCASTKKPLIISTGMANLGEIEEAVNAAIRAGAAGVALLHCTSGYPTPFKDADLRTIPSLADAFGVPVGLSDHTDGLSSPVVAIALGASIIEKHITRLRSDGGPDAAFSLEPTEFTEMAKACNNAWSALGRVRYSRAISEDANAKIRRSLYVVADIKKGDRISNENVRSIRPGFGLPPKHLPTIIGKTVRHDLKRGTALAWSDIEN; this is translated from the coding sequence ATGAAGATAGGTTCAGCTTATGAAATTGCAGGGCGACCGATTGGCCCAGATCATCCGCCTTATATTATCGCCGAGGTATCAGCGAATCACTTGGGCAATCTAGATCGCGCATTGGAACTGGTCGACATCGCTGCAGCCTGCGGATGCGACGCAGTAAAGATACAGACATATCGCGCCGACACCATCACGATTGATCATGACGGCCCTGATTTCACGTTGACCGAAGGTCTGTGGCGGGGACGTCGACTTTATGAACTTTATCAAGAAGCGCACACGCCATGGGAATGGCACGAAGCATTGTTCAAGCGAGCTAGAGAAAACGGCGTAACTATCTTCTCCAGCCCTTTCGACGCTACCGCTGTCGAACTTCTTGAGCGGCTCGAAACACCGGCTTACAAGATCGCGTCATTCGAGATCGTCGACATACCTCTCATCGAACTGTGCGCGTCCACCAAGAAGCCGCTGATCATTTCGACAGGCATGGCCAACCTTGGTGAAATTGAAGAAGCTGTGAACGCAGCAATCCGCGCCGGAGCCGCCGGAGTCGCACTTCTACATTGCACTTCCGGATACCCAACTCCATTTAAGGATGCGGATTTGCGGACAATTCCAAGTCTAGCAGATGCATTCGGCGTTCCAGTCGGCCTATCAGATCATACCGACGGACTATCCTCTCCTGTTGTCGCTATCGCTCTGGGAGCGTCCATCATTGAAAAGCACATCACAAGGTTACGCTCCGACGGAGGGCCTGATGCTGCCTTTTCCCTTGAACCAACCGAATTTACCGAGATGGCTAAAGCGTGCAATAACGCATGGTCAGCATTGGGGCGCGTGCGCTATAGCCGCGCAATCAGTGAAGACGCAAATGCCAAAATTCGACGTTCGCTGTATGTTGTGGCGGACATTAAGAAGGGTGACCGCATTTCTAACGAGAACGTCCGCTCCATACGTCCAGGCTTCGGCTTGCCACCCAAACATTTACCCACAATTATCGGAAAAACTGTGCGGCACGACCTCAAACGGGGCACGGCCCTCGCATGGTCGGATATAGAGAACTGA
- a CDS encoding GNAT family N-acetyltransferase, translating to MNSEDRLLTIIESGGTAVGMLRLDRVPDVTRGYEVSIAISGQFHGMGFATAALKLARQVVPSSDLLATIFQDNKPSRALFAAAGFVPVAPQRFLSRP from the coding sequence ATGAACAGTGAGGATCGCCTGCTGACGATCATTGAGAGCGGCGGAACCGCTGTCGGCATGTTACGACTGGATCGTGTGCCAGATGTCACTCGCGGCTATGAAGTCTCAATTGCGATAAGCGGTCAATTCCATGGAATGGGTTTTGCTACAGCGGCGCTCAAACTTGCTCGGCAAGTCGTTCCATCGTCCGACCTACTTGCCACCATCTTCCAGGACAACAAGCCATCACGGGCCTTGTTCGCTGCAGCTGGATTCGTTCCTGTGGCGCCACAGCGTTTCCTCAGTCGCCCCTAG
- the hisF gene encoding imidazole glycerol phosphate synthase subunit HisF: MLKTRVMPTLLFKNVGLVKGVGFESWRRVGTALQSIRVYNLREVDELILLDIGATPNGSKPNFNEIDELADNCFMPMTVGGGVSTIEDIRSLLAVGADKVSINSAAIATPDLIRDGARQFGTQCIVVSMDIKRANDGAVEVISHCGTTATGRDAVSWAKEVEALGAGEILLTSIERDGTMTGYDVDLVRDVSSAVNIPVIASGGCGNYEHMAEVLLGSQAAAVAAASIFHFTEQTPLEAKRYLADRGFRMRL; encoded by the coding sequence ATGCTCAAGACCCGGGTGATGCCGACCTTGCTCTTTAAGAACGTCGGACTCGTCAAAGGCGTCGGATTCGAGTCTTGGCGTCGTGTTGGAACCGCGCTTCAATCGATCCGCGTGTACAACTTACGGGAAGTTGATGAGTTGATACTGCTCGATATTGGAGCAACGCCAAATGGCAGCAAGCCCAACTTCAATGAAATTGACGAATTGGCCGACAACTGCTTCATGCCGATGACCGTCGGTGGTGGCGTATCGACCATCGAAGACATTCGCTCGCTGCTCGCGGTGGGCGCGGACAAGGTGTCGATAAATTCCGCGGCGATTGCGACCCCGGACCTTATTCGAGACGGCGCCAGACAATTCGGCACGCAATGCATCGTCGTATCGATGGATATCAAACGCGCAAACGACGGAGCCGTCGAGGTCATATCGCATTGCGGAACGACGGCAACTGGCCGTGATGCCGTTTCATGGGCAAAAGAAGTAGAAGCGCTCGGCGCCGGCGAAATCCTGCTGACGTCCATCGAACGCGATGGTACGATGACAGGATACGATGTCGATCTTGTTCGCGACGTTTCATCCGCAGTGAATATTCCAGTCATCGCATCAGGTGGCTGTGGCAACTACGAGCACATGGCCGAAGTGCTCTTAGGTAGTCAGGCCGCCGCTGTTGCGGCGGCTTCAATCTTTCATTTTACCGAGCAGACGCCGCTTGAGGCGAAGCGCTACCTGGCAGACCGCGGTTTCAGGATGCGACTGTGA
- the hisH gene encoding imidazole glycerol phosphate synthase subunit HisH codes for MPNRFTAIVDYGLCNIDSITRAVEELGAKAERTRDPQDIQRADRIILPGVGSFGAAMKNLVEWHLADAICERVTNFDVPFLGICLGMQLMATSGEEHGHHAGLGLIPGTVVQLQRQTSEDRIPHMGWNEVHLKRNSPLFESIAPGSDFYFVHSYHFQATDAQSEICHTPYCDGLTSAIQLSDRPIYGTQFHPEKSQRPGRQLLRNFLEA; via the coding sequence ATGCCCAACAGGTTTACAGCGATCGTCGACTACGGACTTTGCAACATCGACTCGATCACGCGTGCGGTTGAGGAACTTGGTGCAAAAGCAGAGAGGACTCGTGATCCACAAGACATCCAGAGGGCCGATCGGATCATCCTGCCAGGCGTGGGTTCTTTCGGCGCAGCAATGAAAAATCTCGTGGAATGGCACCTTGCCGATGCCATTTGTGAGCGCGTTACTAACTTCGACGTTCCTTTTCTCGGTATTTGCCTTGGCATGCAGTTGATGGCTACCAGTGGAGAGGAACACGGGCATCACGCAGGACTGGGTTTGATACCCGGAACAGTCGTGCAACTGCAGCGACAGACGTCAGAGGACCGCATTCCACATATGGGCTGGAATGAGGTGCATCTGAAGCGCAACAGCCCCCTGTTCGAAAGTATCGCTCCAGGCAGCGATTTCTACTTCGTTCATTCTTATCATTTTCAAGCCACGGACGCGCAGAGTGAAATCTGCCATACACCCTATTGCGACGGTTTGACGTCAGCCATCCAGCTTTCCGATCGTCCTATTTACGGCACTCAGTTTCACCCCGAGAAGAGCCAGCGCCCCGGCCGGCAACTTCTGCGCAACTTCCTCGAGGCCTGA
- a CDS encoding amidohydrolase family protein, with amino-acid sequence MSSTIDFHVNLLPDFARSNVNSTAIQDESDHLKHCFDLPVTAELNKRCTTPTLISEMDRANISRSVVFSYQWKSPERCETANISTLESVQANNGRLLGLAVVQPRSKESLEALEKFLDDPMMIGVKMKPRWGGFTLSDTNLMGPICEILQQRNKILLTHVSQGFHRPTGDQITDLFALLQAFPNLKVVGAHMAGFIGVYESYFPARRHFENLFIDISLPANLELLPSLMRVGNPSRYLFATDWPYVGFEEFDNLLRKTQLTDKELEQLRVTNPTALLSSIGIT; translated from the coding sequence TTGAGCTCAACGATAGACTTTCATGTCAACTTGCTACCTGATTTCGCACGCTCCAATGTAAATTCGACAGCAATTCAAGACGAATCTGATCATCTAAAGCACTGCTTCGACTTGCCGGTGACTGCCGAGCTGAACAAGCGCTGCACCACTCCCACGCTAATTTCCGAGATGGATCGTGCTAACATTTCGCGTTCAGTAGTTTTCTCCTATCAATGGAAAAGCCCCGAACGGTGCGAGACTGCGAACATATCAACGCTAGAATCGGTGCAAGCCAACAATGGGCGACTTCTCGGGCTTGCCGTAGTTCAGCCTCGCAGTAAAGAATCGCTCGAGGCCCTTGAAAAATTCTTAGACGATCCGATGATGATCGGCGTTAAGATGAAGCCGAGATGGGGAGGCTTTACACTCTCCGACACCAATCTGATGGGTCCAATCTGCGAAATTCTTCAGCAGAGAAACAAGATACTTTTAACTCATGTTTCGCAAGGTTTCCATCGGCCAACGGGGGACCAAATAACTGACCTATTCGCTTTGCTGCAAGCGTTTCCAAACCTCAAGGTCGTTGGCGCTCACATGGCCGGCTTCATTGGTGTATACGAGTCTTATTTTCCCGCACGGCGACACTTTGAAAACCTGTTCATTGACATTAGCCTTCCTGCCAATCTGGAGCTTCTCCCCTCATTGATGCGCGTTGGGAATCCGTCACGTTATCTTTTCGCAACTGATTGGCCTTATGTCGGCTTTGAGGAGTTTGATAATCTACTGAGGAAAACGCAACTGACTGACAAAGAGTTAGAGCAACTTCGCGTCACAAATCCTACGGCTCTCCTATCAAGCATCGGCATCACGTAG
- a CDS encoding glycosyltransferase, which translates to MLNLARSLDTRRFAPQLVVLGRTATLAGAVAQHVPVTYANANRIRSALPWLIGHLRALRPSIVISTLAYTNIALLAASPLLPRGTRLVVREANTPDATLKALPRIPGKALYRWLYPRASRVIAQSATIAAQLGEIAPIVTGNISIIPNPVDVTALRQIAHHPRRRPGRGLRLIGAGRLTHQKGFDRLISIAARLPTDSEMTIFGDGPDRTALAAQIEKLGLGARVDLAGFVSDLPAHLAGADALVMPSRWEGLPNVALEALAVGTPVLASPEAALQDIAAAAPYAVRIAASEDEFVDKLCEWPEVVPAGPRASLLPPEYEAASVVRQLETVFTEILNEH; encoded by the coding sequence ATGCTGAATCTGGCGCGCAGTTTGGATACCCGGCGGTTCGCCCCCCAGCTCGTCGTGCTGGGCAGGACGGCCACGCTTGCGGGTGCTGTCGCCCAGCATGTCCCCGTGACATATGCCAACGCAAACCGTATCCGCAGCGCTTTGCCCTGGCTGATCGGACATCTGCGGGCGTTGCGTCCGTCGATCGTCATATCGACACTCGCCTATACCAATATTGCCCTGCTTGCGGCGTCGCCGCTGCTGCCGCGTGGAACGCGCCTGGTGGTGCGGGAAGCCAATACGCCGGATGCGACGCTCAAGGCATTGCCCAGGATCCCTGGAAAGGCGCTCTATCGCTGGCTTTATCCGCGCGCATCGCGCGTCATCGCGCAGTCTGCAACAATCGCGGCACAACTGGGCGAAATCGCGCCAATCGTCACGGGCAATATCTCGATCATCCCCAATCCCGTGGATGTGACAGCACTACGCCAGATTGCACACCATCCGCGACGTAGACCGGGTCGTGGATTGCGGCTGATCGGCGCCGGTCGCCTCACCCATCAGAAGGGCTTTGACCGCCTGATCTCGATCGCTGCGAGGCTGCCGACCGACAGCGAGATGACGATATTCGGCGATGGCCCGGATCGTACGGCATTGGCAGCGCAGATCGAAAAGCTCGGCCTCGGCGCTCGCGTCGATCTTGCCGGCTTTGTCTCGGATCTCCCGGCGCATCTGGCTGGCGCCGACGCTCTGGTAATGCCGTCGCGCTGGGAAGGCCTGCCAAACGTCGCGCTGGAAGCGCTGGCCGTGGGGACGCCTGTCCTCGCCAGCCCGGAAGCTGCTCTCCAGGATATTGCTGCCGCGGCGCCGTATGCGGTTCGAATTGCCGCGTCAGAGGATGAATTCGTCGACAAACTGTGCGAATGGCCGGAGGTCGTTCCGGCGGGCCCGCGCGCAAGCCTGTTGCCCCCTGAATATGAAGCTGCATCTGTGGTAAGGCAGCTCGAAACAGTTTTTACCGAGATCCTCAACGAGCATTGA